The nucleotide sequence AAAGCCATTAAGTTTGGTACTGTAGACATGTGTGATACATATGGTAACCAAGTTAGGCATAAAAGCTTATAGCCTAATATATCTAACCACGTAAGCATATGTGAGTTGTTTATTACGTATTAACTGTCCATATCATAGACCAAtagatattttgttttgctttaACTTTGATGGGGCATTTTTCTACTCAAAGCAAATTTTATAGATTGTTCTAGAACTCTTCTTGTttccacacaaaaaaatataaaatttacacCACAAAATATGACTTAATCAATGCTGGCATTTAATATTGAGGCTGATGGGTCCATTTTTTATTCCAAAGAGTCAATATCTAATATGAAACTCTAATTTGAAATGCTGCAGaaagataaagaaaaatatctaCATTTGAAACCAATCAAAATCCCTAAAATCAAAGTTAGCCACACAAATAAAATAGAACCCCACGTGTCATCCTCAAAACCACTAGATATTCCAAAAACTATACAATAACGACACGTGTAATGTGGACCTGGGAAGCAGAGCTACGCCATCTCCACCGAATCAAACACGATACAGGAAAGATCAAAATAATGGCCCATATTGAGCCACGTCAGCCCAAAGAAGGCCCGCATGATTATTCACCGTTAATTAGATTTCCCCAAGTTGTTTATTGCTATTCTCCGTTGTCCTCTGAGAAAGCAAAGCATAGAAGtcgtctgatattttggcgagAGTTCTAGTGGCTGTGAATTTAgatactaataataataatataactctttgccttcttcttcttcctctcggcGAATTAAGATCTAAAATctcagtttttttgttttgttttggaaaGTTCTGCTTTTTCTCTGTTCTGAGATCGATGGGGGAGGTTGTGGTTTTGAGCAGCGACGAAGGTACTATGGAGACGATGATGAGCAGAGGCAAGTCATCGGAGGTCGTCCGGTGGGAGAAGTATCTTCCGACAACGGTGCTTAGGGTTTTGCTTGTCGAGTCCGATGATTCAACTCGCCAAATCATCACCGCCCTTCTTCAGAAATGCTCTTACAAAGGTCAtttctttactctgttttaataggATGTTTTAAAGTTTCCTTCTTTGTCTTGATTTTGAACTCAAAAAGTATGTCCGGTCTTAATCTTAATCTGTTTCAAGTATGTTCGGTCTGTGAATTATTTGTTCTTTGTCTTATTCTGTTTCAAGTGTCGTTCTTTTATGTCttaattttgaagttacaagTATCATGTTCGGTCTGCGTCATTGTCTTAATCTGTTTCAAGTTTCAATCTTTTGTCttaattttgaagttacaagTATGTTCTTGTCTGTGAATTATTTGTTCATTGTCTTAAATCTGTTACAAGTATGTTCGGTCTTTATATGTCttaattttgaagttacaagTATTATGTTCTTGTCTGTGAATTGTTTGTTCATTGTCTTAATCTGTTTCAAGTTTCGATCTTTATGTCTTAATTTTGAAGTTAGAAGTATTATGTTCGGTCCGTGTATTATTTGTTCATTGtcttaaaattttgaagttAGAAGTATGTTTCTTGTCTGTGAAACTAAACTCgagttttgttttgatttcgAAACAGTTGTGGCTGTCTCCGATGGTTTAGCTGCGTGGGAGATTCTCAAGGAGAAGACACATAACATCGACCTAATACTAACGGAGCTCGATTTGCCAGCTATATCCGGTTTTGCTCTACTCGCATTGGTGATGGAGCACGAAGCTTGCAAGCACATTCCTGTCATAAGTACGATGTTGGTGATCCCCTAAGTCCGttctttttgtaaaaaaaaaaagcgttcTCCTTAGTTTTTGTTGTTCTgatgattttatttgttttcttctagTGATGTCGTCGCAAGATTCGATGACGATGGTGTTGAAGTGTATGCTTAGAGGTGCTGCTGATTATCTTATTAAGCCCATGAGGAAAAACGAGTTGAAGAATCTATGGCAACATGTCTGGAGAAGACTTACTGTAAGTTCATTTcgttatgttttattaattttaagctTGAACGAACgacttataataatttttttgggttaTGAATCAGTTGCGTGGTGATCTTACTGCTAATGGTCCTAGCTTACCAGCTTCACAGCAGAACGTTGAAGAGAATGATGAAACTTGTGCAGATTCAAGATATCATTCTGATCATGGAAGTGGTTCTCAGGCTATCAGCGACAACGGTGAGGATAAGCTGATGGGGGATGTCAAACCGCTGTTTGAATCTTTTGATGTGACAATGGATTTGATCGGTGGGATAGACAAACGGAGTGAGTGTTACTATGGAGACAACGCACGTGAGCAGCATGTTGGGCCCGAGCTTGGGCTTTCTCTGAAGAGATCTTGCTCTGAAAGAAGTTTAGAGAAGAACCAAGATGAAAGCAAGCATCAGAAGATTAGCCTCTCTGATGCATCAGCCTTCTCAAGGTTTGTGTGCTTTCTTTGAATAAAAACAGAATGCCTTAAATAAtagatattaattatttataacttGCAGATACGAGAATGGGAAGGCAGGAGAGAAAGCAGTTGTTGTAGCTGTAGAGGCAAGTAGTTCAGCTGAGCCCAAGACACCAAGCGAATCACATGAAAAGTTGTTCAGATGTGATCACGGAAGCGCTACAACGAGCAGCAACCATGAGAACATTGGTTCATCAAGCGTAAGCGGACACAACCAGTTTCTTCAGTCCGGGACTACGAAACAGAAGCAAGAATCTCTCTTCCCAGTAGAATCCAATCGCCCGAAGGCAAGCAAGGAAGTGGAAGTTGGTTGTCAGAGCACCAACGAGGGGACAGTAACAGCAGGAGGACAAAGTAGGAGCAGCAGCACAAGAGAGAAAGcaaaggaggaagaagaagaaggtgaaggTGGTGTCACTGCCCAGCAACGCAAGAGTGAGAGAGAAGCTGCGCTGATGAAGTTCcggatgaagaagaaagatcgATGCTTTGGTAAAAAGGTAAGATATGAGAGCAGGAAGAAGCTAGCAGAGCAGCGTCCAAGAGTGAAAGGCCAGTTTGTGCGTGCTGTAAACTCAGATGCGTCTATTACTAAATAATGCCTCGCAGCCCAACGAGAGAAGTTTCCACACGGTGAAAGGCCCAGTTATAGAGAGACTCGTTGTAATATCAAGTGTGGcttattttgtatttgagtGTTATTTTCTCAGCTAATCTTATTAGAATATTGGGGTAACTATTCCACTTACTATTAGATAGATCATCTCTATTATCTGCGAATGATCAAAGCTACGTTAAACCGTAACTCCAGATTTTctgcaagttttttttttccatattgaCTTGGCATTTAATGTAAGAGGACTATCagtattatcttcttctttttttcactTAAATGGTAGTACTAGTAAATGATTTGGACATTATTTTCTTTGTGATTCAATTCAATGTATCCAAATATTTTtccaattttgtatttattctacttttacaatttgttttcttcttctcaaaactgtgaaccaataaaattatttcatttaaaGCCGTGGAAAACCACTGAAAAGGCCCAATCATTTGAGAGTAAACCAGGTAATTAAAGCCCCAATCATTCGGTTGGATTAGTAAAGTAGTGCCAGAAAGACAGGAGAGCAATAATTACGGTGAATAAGTAGAGTGGCGATGCCACGTGTATATAAAATTGACCGTGGAAAAGAcacaacaagaaaacaaaaccatAGAGAATAGAGATCTGTAAaggaggagtacaaggataagagagagaaaaaaagaaaaaaaggaccccggaaagaaaaggaaaagagaagctGCCCCCATCTCATCTCTCGTGGCCGCCTCATACTTTTCTATTCATAAATAAAAGGCTTCTTCCTTTTTCCTTGACATTCTTTAAAGGGCTAGGAGGAGTAGTGAATCTATCAAACCGGCAACTTCAGCCTCTcgactctcttctctctctctggttagttcttttcttttttaagttttgtacGCTCTGTGTTTGCTacctttattattattattattattcgtGTCGAAGTTGAAGAATCAGTCTTTTTTGCCGATGCATCTCTGTGTTCCTCTTTAGACAAGTCTATATCTGTTACAGTGTTTCTAGATTCTTCATAGTCACATCTGGAATTGGTCTGATTGCGACTCTTTCAtacttataaattaattattataatgatTAGTTTGTTATATATTCTTTAGTATGTGTTTGTGCTAGTAGAACCTCCTCCTGTTACATGACTAGTAGTGCCATCCATGTCtgatttgttcttttttttattataaagttgcttttcttgttcttgttcttgtctCATCCCTTTTTCTCTTTTCAGATGGCGTCTTCAAGCCCCCAACATTGCCACATCATCGAGGTCAATCGAGGCAAATCCGTTGAAGAAAGCACAACAATTCTGGCAAGCAAAGCCTGTGGAGAAGCTCCCTGCGGCTTCTCAGATCTCAACAACGCTTCCGGCGACGCCCAAGAACGCAATGCCTCCATGCGCAAGCTCTGCATCGCCGTGGTGCTATGCCTTCTCTTCATGACCGTTGAAGTCTTCGGTGGCATCAAAGCTAACAGCTTAGCTATACTCACCGACGCagctcatcttctctctgacgtTGCTGCCTTCGCCATCTCCTTGTTCTCCCTGTGGGCTGCTGGCTGGGAAGCGACGCCGAGGCAGACTTATGGTTTTTTCAGGATTGAGATTTTGGGAGCTCTTGTCTCCATCCAGCTCATTTGGCTCCTCACTGGGATACTTGTCTATGAAGCTATCATCAGACTTCTTAGTGAGACTAGTGAGGTTAATGGGTTCCTTATGTTCCTTGTTGCTGCTTTTGGGTTGCTTGTGAATATCATAATGGCTGTTCTGTTGGGACATGATCATGGTCACGGTCATGGCCATGGTCATGATCATCACAGTCATGGGGTGACGGTTACCACACATCATCACCATCATGGTCATGGAGAGGACAAGCATCATCATCACGCTCATGGGGATGAAGATGTGACTGAGCAGTTGCTGGAGAAatcagagaagagaaagaggaacaTCAATGTCCAAGGAGCTTATCTCCATGTCCTTGGGGACTCCATCCAGAGCGTTGGTGTTATGATTGGAGGAGGTATCATCTGGTACAACCCGGAGTGGAAGATAGTTGATCTGATCTGCACGCTTGTCTTTTCGGTTATTGTCTTGGGGACGACCATAAACATGATCAGAAGCATTCTTGAGGTGTTGATGGAGAGCACGCCGAGAGAGATTGACGCTACGAAGCTGGAGAAGGGTTTGCTGGAGATGGAAGAAGTGGTGGCGGTTCATGAGCTTCACATTTGGGCTATCACGGTGGGGAAAGTGCTGCTTGCTTGCCATGTCAATATCACACCGGAGGCAGATGCTGATATGGTGCTTAACAAGGTCATTGATTACATCCGCAGGGAGTATAATATCAGTCATGTCACTATACAAATCGAGCGCTGAAAGGCAAATCAAATATCTCAAGAGTATTTTGTATAAGCATTTGCATTGACATGATGATAAAATCAATAaagttttttatctttttgtccactttctcttgttcttcatgCTTTAGGTATATTGGTATAGTTATATGTCAACTTGCTTAAGAACAGAGACGTCATCCCAACTTTTTATGAGATTAGGTGTGTCTTTCAATTATCCTAGGAGTCACAGGGCTTGTGAATGGTGTTAGAAGCAGGATCTGATTTGTCACAAGTGGGGCCATTGTTTTGTCCTGAGAGTCTGGTAACAAGAGGTCGTAAGTTACATCAGCTTTGTACTTTTATAagcattattttaaaaatgactatgtAAAGATTGGATGTTATTAAGTTGCATAGGCTGTTCTGGTTTTATCACAGTAGTATGAATATGagtgaagaaaaataaatatattttagagaCAAACACTGGTTAGTACCCTTGAAGCCAAGGCATCAACACTTGTATGCTTAACAGGTAAGAATCCAGAATTCACGCGTTGAGGGGATGAATGTATAAACGCttccttagacttttaaaaggTTAAatggtcttcttcttcttcctcttcctcatcatcatcatcatgtatTAACGAAAGCCCCCACAACTGACTGTCTTCGCTGCCAGACAAAACTGCCAAAGCCAATAATGTTTCTTTGAGGGACCTTTCTTATGTCAGagatactctctctctctctctctccctcctctcATGTTCTTTGCTCTTCAACAAACATCTGTTGTCATCTCTTTGGTCTTTATTTTTACCTCTTTGTTTACTTCCCTTTCTCCTCTCATATCTCACTTTCAAGTTCCCATTTCTATTCAACATCTTCATAACAATTTAGGACCAGTGTTGTATATAAAGCTAACGGCCTTAGCTGCAGAAGCGAGTACAtgagtatctttttttttttaattctttaaaaaCCCCTCACATTTATTTCAAGAGAGATACAAACaaacaagagagaaagagtattaaagagagagagatctcaGCTCTGTAATGGAGAGGATACAAGGGCAAAACAAGCTATGTGTAAATGTATCTTTATCTCAGTTTGGAacgtttttcatttattttatttcttcttttcaaCTATTTGAGCCTATAATCAAAAGATGTGGACATGCATATTTACTCCTTCCCCTAATGAGTTGCATTCAGTGCTTGTGGATGTTTGTTATACAGAAAACACTAACAAATCTGCTCTCAGCTGATTACCTCTCTTTGAAACATTCCATTTTTCATTATAGTTTTGTTTCTCGTTACTGACGCACTCACC is from Brassica napus cultivar Da-Ae chromosome A4, Da-Ae, whole genome shotgun sequence and encodes:
- the LOC125608397 gene encoding two-component response regulator-like APRR9 isoform X1 produces the protein MGEVVVLSSDEGTMETMMSRGKSSEVVRWEKYLPTTVLRVLLVESDDSTRQIITALLQKCSYKVVAVSDGLAAWEILKEKTHNIDLILTELDLPAISGFALLALVMEHEACKHIPVIMMSSQDSMTMVLKCMLRGAADYLIKPMRKNELKNLWQHVWRRLTLRGDLTANGPSLPASQQNVEENDETCADSRYHSDHGSGSQAISDNGEDKLMGDVKPLFESFDVTMDLIGGIDKRSECYYGDNAREQHVGPELGLSLKRSCSERSLEKNQDESKHQKISLSDASAFSRYENGKAGEKAVVVAVEASSSAEPKTPSESHEKLFRCDHGSATTSSNHENIGSSSVSGHNQFLQSGTTKQKQESLFPVESNRPKASKEVEVGCQSTNEGTVTAGGQSRSSSTREKAKEEEEEGEGGVTAQQRKSEREAALMKFRMKKKDRCFGKKVRYESRKKLAEQRPRVKGQFVRAVNSDASITK
- the LOC125608397 gene encoding two-component response regulator-like APRR9 isoform X2, translating into MSSQDSMTMVLKCMLRGAADYLIKPMRKNELKNLWQHVWRRLTLRGDLTANGPSLPASQQNVEENDETCADSRYHSDHGSGSQAISDNGEDKLMGDVKPLFESFDVTMDLIGGIDKRSECYYGDNAREQHVGPELGLSLKRSCSERSLEKNQDESKHQKISLSDASAFSRYENGKAGEKAVVVAVEASSSAEPKTPSESHEKLFRCDHGSATTSSNHENIGSSSVSGHNQFLQSGTTKQKQESLFPVESNRPKASKEVEVGCQSTNEGTVTAGGQSRSSSTREKAKEEEEEGEGGVTAQQRKSEREAALMKFRMKKKDRCFGKKVRYESRKKLAEQRPRVKGQFVRAVNSDASITK
- the LOC106391969 gene encoding metal tolerance protein 1-like isoform X1; amino-acid sequence: MTSSAIHMASSSPQHCHIIEVNRGKSVEESTTILASKACGEAPCGFSDLNNASGDAQERNASMRKLCIAVVLCLLFMTVEVFGGIKANSLAILTDAAHLLSDVAAFAISLFSLWAAGWEATPRQTYGFFRIEILGALVSIQLIWLLTGILVYEAIIRLLSETSEVNGFLMFLVAAFGLLVNIIMAVLLGHDHGHGHGHGHDHHSHGVTVTTHHHHHGHGEDKHHHHAHGDEDVTEQLLEKSEKRKRNINVQGAYLHVLGDSIQSVGVMIGGGIIWYNPEWKIVDLICTLVFSVIVLGTTINMIRSILEVLMESTPREIDATKLEKGLLEMEEVVAVHELHIWAITVGKVLLACHVNITPEADADMVLNKVIDYIRREYNISHVTIQIER
- the LOC106391969 gene encoding metal tolerance protein 1-like isoform X2, giving the protein MASSSPQHCHIIEVNRGKSVEESTTILASKACGEAPCGFSDLNNASGDAQERNASMRKLCIAVVLCLLFMTVEVFGGIKANSLAILTDAAHLLSDVAAFAISLFSLWAAGWEATPRQTYGFFRIEILGALVSIQLIWLLTGILVYEAIIRLLSETSEVNGFLMFLVAAFGLLVNIIMAVLLGHDHGHGHGHGHDHHSHGVTVTTHHHHHGHGEDKHHHHAHGDEDVTEQLLEKSEKRKRNINVQGAYLHVLGDSIQSVGVMIGGGIIWYNPEWKIVDLICTLVFSVIVLGTTINMIRSILEVLMESTPREIDATKLEKGLLEMEEVVAVHELHIWAITVGKVLLACHVNITPEADADMVLNKVIDYIRREYNISHVTIQIER